One part of the Treponema peruense genome encodes these proteins:
- a CDS encoding prepilin peptidase gives MNNLIFYSVFFFFSFCLALSDIKYMHIPLRVNYTGIIVFVLCVLLTEPNSIVQISAGAFVLLFIFCIVRMVVKGKLGMGDLHYSIFCGLFCGPVVCFFAIFLSSVLSMCFILFILLLKRQKSDGVNIKIPFVPFMFAGSFIAKSISLIPAAEHLLISFTEGFRTY, from the coding sequence ATGAATAATCTGATTTTTTATTCCGTATTTTTTTTCTTTTCATTCTGTCTGGCATTATCTGATATAAAATACATGCATATTCCCCTGCGTGTAAATTATACTGGAATAATTGTTTTTGTACTGTGTGTTCTGCTGACTGAACCGAATTCAATTGTCCAAATATCCGCCGGTGCATTTGTTTTATTGTTCATATTTTGTATTGTCAGAATGGTCGTAAAGGGGAAACTGGGAATGGGTGATTTACACTACAGCATTTTCTGCGGCTTGTTTTGCGGGCCCGTAGTATGCTTTTTTGCCATTTTTTTATCTTCTGTTTTAAGCATGTGTTTTATACTGTTTATTCTGTTGCTTAAAAGACAAAAATCCGACGGGGTAAATATAAAGATACCTTTTGTTCCGTTTATGTTCGCAGGATCGTTTATTGCAAAATCAATTTCACTGATACCGGCTGCTGAACATTTGTTAATTTCTTTTACAGAAGGTTTCCGTACATATTGA
- a CDS encoding type II secretion system F family protein translates to MFPLKICTFTERWVYKKKQIGTKRLLEFTEIMNQLIESGLSIRDALEVSAEIENTDKTEIKIAQKLLSMINSGKTFSDSVNELTYIFPEFYRGFVLIGDKIGSVEEIFPRLMLYLSESRKMQEKITGALLYPAFILTAASFGIAGLGIFVLPKLTLMFHELGEGTESIERGLFKIKAGIIFVLVVITVGILICKSLSFIAKYEPKVKEFIDRAKISLPVIGKIITDFESLNFSFAMETLTSANISIEHAIEQSMKVIKNSAYSGELKKANEKIKKGQSMAQSFSCQKYFPGYMQKWIEVGEKSANTEQVFSQIRKHFQNKINSLTQRFSSLVEPAVILLLGSIILAVVVTVILPVFNMYGNLL, encoded by the coding sequence ATGTTTCCGCTGAAAATATGCACTTTTACCGAACGTTGGGTTTACAAGAAAAAACAAATTGGAACAAAACGGCTTCTTGAGTTCACCGAAATTATGAACCAGTTGATAGAATCTGGATTATCAATAAGGGATGCACTGGAAGTATCGGCAGAAATAGAAAACACGGATAAAACCGAAATAAAAATCGCACAAAAACTATTATCAATGATTAACAGTGGCAAAACATTTTCAGACTCAGTCAACGAACTTACATACATCTTTCCTGAGTTCTACCGCGGGTTCGTTTTGATTGGTGACAAAATAGGTTCTGTAGAAGAAATATTCCCCAGGCTTATGTTGTATCTTTCTGAATCAAGAAAAATGCAGGAAAAAATTACAGGTGCACTTCTCTATCCTGCATTCATTCTGACTGCAGCATCCTTTGGAATTGCAGGACTTGGAATATTTGTACTTCCAAAATTAACACTTATGTTTCACGAACTTGGTGAAGGAACAGAAAGCATTGAACGCGGCCTTTTTAAAATCAAAGCCGGCATCATCTTTGTACTGGTCGTTATCACAGTCGGAATACTTATTTGTAAAAGTCTTTCGTTTATTGCCAAATATGAACCCAAAGTAAAAGAATTTATAGATAGAGCAAAAATTTCACTGCCGGTTATCGGAAAGATAATTACTGATTTTGAATCGCTAAACTTTTCGTTTGCAATGGAAACTTTGACTTCGGCAAATATTTCTATTGAGCATGCAATTGAACAATCCATGAAAGTAATAAAAAATTCAGCCTATTCAGGAGAATTAAAAAAAGCAAACGAAAAAATAAAAAAAGGCCAGTCAATGGCACAGTCATTCAGCTGCCAGAAATATTTTCCCGGCTATATGCAAAAATGGATAGAAGTAGGAGAAAAGTCAGCAAATACTGAACAGGTATTCTCACAGATACGCAAACATTTTCAGAACAAAATAAACTCACTCACCCAAAGGTTTTCATCCCTTGTTGAACCGGCTGTAATTTTGCTTCTTGGTTCCATAATTCTTGCTGTTGTTGTTACAGTAATTCTGCCTGTATTCAATATGTACGGAAACCTTCTGTAA